The following proteins come from a genomic window of Sesamum indicum cultivar Zhongzhi No. 13 linkage group LG10, S_indicum_v1.0, whole genome shotgun sequence:
- the LOC105172177 gene encoding glutathione gamma-glutamylcysteinyltransferase 1-like has translation MAVAGFYRRALPSPPAIDFSSPEGKKLFGESLQKGNMEGFFKLISYYQTQSEPAYCGLTTLAMVLNALAIDPCRKWKGPWRWFDETMLDCCEPLENVRDKGISFGKVVCLARCAGANVEAFRTDQSSIDEFRKYVMMCSTSDDCHVISSYSRRVFKQTGTGHFSPIGGYHAESDMVLILDVARFKYPPHWVPLSLLWEAMDTVVEATGLRRGFMLVSRQQRAPALLYAMSCKHESWISTAKYLMDDVPVLLSSDNVKDIKHAISTVFLSLPSDFSEFIKWVVEVCRKENVHQALSQEEKSKLAMKEEVLKLVQETGLYKHVTNTLSAENSFCRTEQTLGHICHLPNIAAGACCRETCAGSYKATNSDKHVTVASGTVANHTVEQGVASLVSSSQRELNSCTFGNSCGCSAMQPASSDVFTALLLALPPRTWSAIKDRKVSEEISILVSIESLPPFLQDEILHLRDQLLLLKRCKDNRVEDDLDAPMI, from the exons ATGGCGGTAGCGGGGTTCTACAGGCGCGCCCTTCCTTCTCCTCCAgctattgatttttcttctcctgAAGGCAAG AAACTCTTCGGGGAGTCACTTCAAAAAGGAAATATGGAAGGGTTTTTCAAGTTGATTTCTTATTATCAAACACAATCTGAGCCTGCATATTGTGGTTTGACCACCCTTGCAATGGTCTTGAATGCCCTTGCTATTGATCCATGTAGAAAATGGAAAG GACCTTGGAGATGGTTTGATGAAACTATGTTGGATTGCTGCGAGCCACTAGAAAACGTCCGCGATAAGGGCATATCATTTGGGAAAGTTGTATGTTTGGCACGCTGTGCAGGTGCCAATGTCGAAGCTTTTCGCACTGATCAGAGCTCTATTGATGAGTTTCGGAAGTATGTAATGATGTGTTCTACATCAGATGATTGTCATGTGATCTCATCATATAGTAGAAGAGTTTTTAAGCAG ACTGGAACAGGTCATTTTTCTCCCATTGGTGGATATCATGCTGAGAGTGATATGGTGCTGATTCTTGATGTTGCAAGGTTTAAATATCCTCCTCACTGGGTTCCACTCTCACTTCTTTGGGAAGCCATGGATACTGTTGTTGAAGCAACTGGACTACGCAGAGG GTTCATGCTTGTGTCTAGGCAGCAAAGAGCACCAGCTTTGCTTTATGCCATG AGCTGCAAACATGAGAGTTGGATTAGTACTGCAAAATACTTGATGGATGATGTTCCAGTGCTGTTAAGCTCAGATAATGTCAAGGACATAAAACATGCCATTTCGACTGTTTTCTTATCTCTACCATCAGATTTTTCAGAGTTCATTAAGTGGGTGGTGGAGGTCTGCAGAAAAGAGAATGTCCATCAAGCTCTAAGCCAAGAAGAGAAATCAAAACTTGCTATGAAG GAGGAGGTGTTGAAACTAGTGCAAGAGACTGGCCTTTACAAGCATGTGACCAATACCTTGTCTgctgaaaattcattttgcaGGACAGAACAAACTTTGGGTCACATATGTCATCTGCCTAATATTGCAGCTGGTGCTTGCTGTCGAGAAACATGTGCAGGATCTTATAAGGCTACCAATAGTGACAAGCATGTTACAGTAGCCTCTGGGACAGTGGCCAACCACACTGTCGAACAGGGAGTTGCTAGTCTAGTCTCTTCGTCTCAAAGAGAGCTTAATTCCTGCACTTTCGGCAACTCATGTGGTTGCTCGGCTATGCAACCGGCAAGCAGTGATGTTTTTACAGCACTTCTACTGGCATTGCCACCTCGAACATGGTCTGCCATTAAAGACAGAAAGGTTTCGGAGGAGATATCTATCTTAGTTTCTATAGAGAGTCTTCCTCCATTTCTCCAGGATGAG ATTTTGCACTTGAGAGATCAGCTCCTCCTTCTCAagagatgcaaagataacagaGTGGAAGATGATCTGGATGCTCCGATGATCTGA